The window TGGCTTGGGCTCGCCCGGCGGGTCGGAGATCGCCAGCAGCTCGCGATCGAGCCCGGCCAGATCGGCGACGGTCCTGCCCTCCAGGATCTCGCGGATCGCGCTCTCGACCGAGCTCCACAGGCCGCGGAGCGAGCAGCCGGTCGAGTGCACGCAGTCGTGGAGCTGCCCGGGGTGGGCCTCGCAGAATTCCGCCGAGAAGAGCGATCCGCCGAGCGCCTGCACCACCTGCCAGGCCGTGATCGATTGCGCCGGACGGGACAGGTGGTAGCCGCCGCCGGCCCCGCGGGTGCTCGTGACGAAGCCGCTCTGGCGCAGCGCGCGCATCAGCTTGGCGGCGTACTCGGGCGAGATCCCCTCGCGCGCGGCGATCTCGGGGATCGTGAGCGGGTCGGAGCCGCGCTGCCGCGCCACCTGAACCAGGCAGCGCAGCCCGTACTCTTCCTGGGCGAGGAGCTGCATCGTTCCCGCAGCCTAATAAAGTGTACGATCAAGTCAAGATTGATCCCGACCCCGATCGAACCGCCGCGGCCGCCCTCTAAAGCCGCGCATGGGCGTTAGAATCCGCGCACCTTGGAAGCTCGGATCCTGTCCTATCGCGCCTCCCGCCCGCGCCTGGCGAGCGACGCGTTCGTCGCGCCCGGCGCGACCCTGATCGGCGACGTCGAGGTCGGCGCGCAGGCCAGCGTCTGGTTCGGCTGCGTGGTTCGCGGGGACGTGCAGCGCGTGCGGATCGGCGCGCGCACGAATCTGCAGGACGGCTCGATCGTGCACGTCTCGCGGGCCGGGTTTGCGACCCTGATCGGTGTAGAGGTCACGATCGGCCACGGCTGCATCGTGCACGCCTGCACGCTCGAGGACCGGGCGTTCGTGGGCATGGGATCGGTGATCCTGGACGGCGCGTTCGTCGCGAGCGAGGGAATGCTCGGAGCCGGGTCGCTGCTCGCGCCGGGCAAGCGGGTCGGCCCGCGCGAGCTCTGGCTCGGCCGCCCCGCGCGTCTGGCCCGCCGGGTCTCGGACCAGGAACGCGCGGAGCTCGACGAGCAGAACCGACACTACGTGGAGCTCGCGGCCGAGTATCGGGCCGCGCTGACTCGCCCCGCCGTCTCGTGATCCTCGTCCTGCTGACCGGCATCGCGGCAGGATTCGGGCACGTCCTGCTCGGGCCCGACCACGTCGCTGCGCTCGCGCCGTTCTCGGTGGAGGCGCACCGGCGAGCGTGGGTCGTCGGACTGCGCTGGGGATTAGGGCACGCGGTCGGCATCGTCGCGGTCGCGCTGCTCTTCATCACGGCCGCCGACTGGCTCGATCTCGAGCTGCTCGCGGGCGTGGGCGACTACCTGGTCGGCTTCGTGCTGGTGGCCGTCGGCGTCTGGGAACTCTGGCACCTGCAGCACTCGGTCGACCACTTCTCGCACGCCTACCAAGCCGACCACGCCCACGTCCACGCGACCGCGGCGCTCTCGATCGGAACGTTGCACGGGCTGGTCGGAACCGGGAGCACGCTCGCGGTGCTTCCCGCGGCCGGCATGCACTCGTTCGCCGAGTCGGTGCTCTACCTGACCGGCTTCGGCGCCGGGACGGTGGCGTCGATGATGGGTGTCTCGTGGCTGCTCGGCGTGCTCGCGCCACGCGAAGAGAGCAGCCGCGCCTACCGCACGGTCTTCCTCTCGGCATCGCTTGGCTCGCTGCTCCTGGGGCTGGTCTGGATCGGGCTCGCGCTGGCAGGCGTGGACCTCGAGTCGGGCTGAGGGCATGCCACTCGAGCGGGTCGCAATCGTCGTTGCGCTGCTCGCGGCGACCTCGCTGCTCGGCTGCGCGAGTCCTGGCTCGGCGCCCGCGCAGCCGGCCGAGCCGTGGCTCGAATGGCGCGCGCCGCTCGGCCGTGAGCATCCGCTCTCCGGACGCGTGTTCGATTCCGCCGAGCAGCGCTTCATCACGCCCGCGCTCGCGCTCGAACGCGCGGCGCGCGCCGACTTCGTCCTGCTCGGGGAGCGGCACGACCATCCGGATCATCACCGCCTGCAGGCGTGGCTGATCGAGGGGATCGCGCGAGCCGGTCGCAGGCCCGCGATCGCGTTCGAGATGATCGCGCGCGATCGGGCAGATGCGCTCGCGGCAGCGCGGTCGGATCATCCCGCGGACCCGGATGCGCTGGCGGACGCGCTCGACTGGGCGCGGAGCGGCTGGCCGGACTTTGAGCTCTACCGGCCGGTGTTCGCCGCGGCGCTCGCCGCGGACCTTCCGATCCTGCCCGCGGATCTGGCTCGCTCCGACCTGGCGCGGATTCGCAAGGGCGGACTCGCCGCGCTTCCCGCGGCGGAGCGCGAGCGCCTTGCGATCGATCCGCCTCTTCCCGACGCGCTGCGCCAGGAGCTCGCCGAGGAGGTGCGCACGTCGCACTGCGGGATGGCTCCGGACTCGATGGTCGACGCGATGATCGAGCTGCAGCGCGCTCGCGACGCCGCGCTCGCGGACGCGCTGCTCTCTGCGCCGGGCAGCGACGGCGCGGTGCTGATCGCGGGCGCCGGGCACGTCCGAAGCGATCGGGCCGTTCCGCTGTATCTCGGC is drawn from Deltaproteobacteria bacterium and contains these coding sequences:
- a CDS encoding gamma carbonic anhydrase family protein, with translation MEARILSYRASRPRLASDAFVAPGATLIGDVEVGAQASVWFGCVVRGDVQRVRIGARTNLQDGSIVHVSRAGFATLIGVEVTIGHGCIVHACTLEDRAFVGMGSVILDGAFVASEGMLGAGSLLAPGKRVGPRELWLGRPARLARRVSDQERAELDEQNRHYVELAAEYRAALTRPAVS
- a CDS encoding Rrf2 family transcriptional regulator: MQLLAQEEYGLRCLVQVARQRGSDPLTIPEIAAREGISPEYAAKLMRALRQSGFVTSTRGAGGGYHLSRPAQSITAWQVVQALGGSLFSAEFCEAHPGQLHDCVHSTGCSLRGLWSSVESAIREILEGRTVADLAGLDRELLAISDPPGEPKPGATP
- a CDS encoding ChaN family lipoprotein, coding for MPLERVAIVVALLAATSLLGCASPGSAPAQPAEPWLEWRAPLGREHPLSGRVFDSAEQRFITPALALERAARADFVLLGERHDHPDHHRLQAWLIEGIARAGRRPAIAFEMIARDRADALAAARSDHPADPDALADALDWARSGWPDFELYRPVFAAALAADLPILPADLARSDLARIRKGGLAALPAAERERLAIDPPLPDALRQELAEEVRTSHCGMAPDSMVDAMIELQRARDAALADALLSAPGSDGAVLIAGAGHVRSDRAVPLYLGRRAPGRSVLALGFAEVPAGPISTEDLGREAARHRPGLDLIWFTPRVDDEDPCERFRDQLEKLRTQPERN